In Longibacter salinarum, a single window of DNA contains:
- the guaA gene encoding glutamine-hydrolyzing GMP synthase — protein sequence MHETIIILDYGSQYTQLIARRVREAGVYSEIHPCTIPTEEVEAMNPKGLILSGGPCSVYDPEAPQLDGNLLSLTRDDGSPVPVLGICYGLQAMAHLLGGDVEGAERREFGRAQIQFPEGNGASELFDGVPSGSTVWMSHGDHLTALPEGYEIIANTENAPVAAVRNLEDPHYGVQFHPEVVHTDFGRQILENFAYKICGCEGDWTPASFIEERTAALREKVGDRHVILGLSGGVDSSVAAALLHRAIGDQLHCIFVNNGLLRKGEWEQVQKTFRDHFHMDLHAVDATDRFLEVLDEVVDPEEKRVLIGNTFIDVFESQTDEIAEELGHRPTFLAQGTLYPDVIESVSFKGPSATIKTHHNVGGLPEELNFELIEPFRELFKDEVREIGRLLDVPEDIVGRHPFPGPGLAIRILGDVTRERLDLLREADAIFIDELREKDLYDEVWQAFAVLLPVQSVGVMGDERTYENVIAVRAVTSVDGMTADWAHLPHDFLGHVANRIVNEVPGINRAVYDITSKPPATIEWE from the coding sequence ATGCACGAGACGATCATCATCCTCGACTACGGTTCGCAATATACGCAGTTGATTGCGCGCCGGGTACGGGAGGCCGGAGTCTACTCAGAGATTCACCCCTGCACGATTCCGACGGAGGAGGTGGAGGCAATGAACCCGAAGGGGCTGATCCTTTCGGGCGGGCCCTGTTCGGTATACGATCCGGAGGCACCGCAGCTCGACGGAAACCTGTTATCGCTGACGCGCGATGACGGATCGCCGGTCCCCGTCCTGGGCATCTGCTACGGCCTGCAGGCAATGGCCCATCTCCTTGGAGGTGATGTGGAGGGCGCGGAGCGTCGCGAGTTCGGCCGCGCGCAGATTCAATTTCCTGAAGGGAACGGTGCGTCGGAGCTGTTCGATGGCGTGCCCAGCGGCTCCACGGTGTGGATGAGCCACGGCGACCACCTGACGGCCCTGCCCGAAGGCTACGAGATTATCGCCAACACGGAAAACGCCCCGGTCGCAGCCGTCCGAAACCTAGAGGATCCGCATTACGGCGTTCAGTTCCATCCAGAAGTCGTCCACACGGACTTTGGACGCCAGATCCTGGAAAACTTCGCCTACAAGATCTGCGGATGCGAGGGGGATTGGACCCCGGCCTCTTTTATCGAGGAACGAACGGCGGCTCTCCGCGAGAAAGTGGGCGACCGACACGTCATTCTCGGGTTGTCCGGCGGCGTGGATTCGTCCGTCGCAGCCGCTTTGTTGCACCGCGCCATCGGGGACCAGCTGCACTGCATCTTTGTGAACAACGGCCTCCTTCGGAAAGGCGAATGGGAGCAGGTGCAGAAAACGTTCCGCGACCATTTCCACATGGACCTGCATGCCGTCGACGCGACGGATCGGTTCCTGGAGGTGCTCGACGAAGTTGTTGATCCGGAGGAGAAGCGCGTCCTGATCGGAAATACATTTATCGACGTCTTCGAGTCGCAGACGGATGAGATTGCCGAAGAACTTGGGCATCGACCGACGTTCCTCGCGCAAGGCACGCTGTATCCCGATGTGATCGAAAGCGTATCGTTCAAAGGCCCCTCGGCGACGATCAAAACGCACCACAACGTCGGCGGACTCCCGGAGGAGCTTAACTTCGAACTGATCGAGCCCTTCCGCGAGCTCTTCAAGGACGAAGTTCGTGAAATCGGCCGGCTGCTCGACGTGCCGGAAGACATCGTCGGGCGGCACCCGTTCCCGGGCCCCGGGCTCGCCATTCGCATCCTTGGCGATGTGACGCGTGAACGCCTGGACCTTCTTCGCGAGGCCGACGCGATCTTCATCGACGAACTCCGCGAAAAAGATCTGTACGACGAGGTATGGCAGGCCTTCGCCGTTCTGCTCCCCGTGCAGAGCGTGGGCGTCATGGGCGACGAGCGCACCTACGAAAACGTCATTGCTGTTCGGGCGGTCACCAGCGTCGACGGCATGACGGCCGACTGGGCACACCTTCCCCACGACTTCCTCGGTCACGTGGCGAATCGCATCGTCAACGAAGTACCCGGGATCAACCGCGCGGTCTACGACATCACGTCGAAGCCGCCAGCCACGATTGAGTGGGAGTAA
- a CDS encoding PhoU domain-containing protein has product MGLFDLFSDDRPALVAEAFVRVQQMLDTGNDMFAAATAFALENEILDVDLGELDSEINEGEQELRRAVLEHLTFDPQREMVFSLKLVSIVHEAERIGDLAKSIVKAGKLAHKPRMGKHVESLREMRDRVLVMFDHAYHGFVDEEAEAARKLMTMHEQLKDDVTVYLQEVADDESLTANEGIVLALLARLLSRVGSHLSNIASTVVSPFDQIRRAPTWETE; this is encoded by the coding sequence ATGGGTTTATTCGACCTTTTTTCCGACGACCGACCTGCGCTAGTCGCCGAAGCGTTCGTTCGCGTACAGCAGATGCTTGATACGGGGAACGATATGTTTGCTGCGGCTACAGCCTTCGCCCTCGAAAACGAAATCCTCGATGTCGACCTCGGGGAGCTCGATAGTGAGATTAACGAGGGCGAGCAAGAGCTGCGAAGAGCGGTGCTCGAGCATCTCACGTTCGACCCGCAGCGCGAGATGGTGTTTAGTTTGAAGCTCGTGAGCATCGTCCACGAGGCGGAGCGAATTGGCGACCTTGCCAAGTCCATCGTCAAAGCCGGCAAACTCGCCCACAAGCCTCGAATGGGCAAGCACGTCGAATCATTACGTGAGATGCGCGACCGCGTGCTCGTGATGTTCGACCATGCCTATCATGGCTTTGTGGATGAGGAAGCAGAGGCGGCCCGCAAGCTTATGACGATGCATGAGCAGTTGAAAGACGACGTTACGGTCTATCTCCAAGAGGTTGCGGATGACGAGTCGCTAACGGCGAACGAGGGGATCGTGCTTGCACTCCTGGCGCGGCTCCTCAGTCGCGTGGGGTCGCACCTGTCCAACATCGCCTCGACGGTTGTCTCCCCGTTCGACCAGATTCGGCGCGCACCGACCTGGGAAACCGAGTAA
- a CDS encoding ABC transporter substrate-binding protein, with the protein MRNARRRLRLGVMLMGIVLASLLVVDTARAQEAIPRLPRAELAFEDARASFEGGNFAEAAEGFRSVMEFPLNRKTTAAFVMAAKARYRQGDYRAAIELTNTLLERYPETSYRQEAIDVQTKAEEGLRTFGRRADTLRVGVVLPMRDRDADLTQAFFNGVRLAVDEHNGIRRRYVLPPHLQSTRSEDVSVFNTAEMYGDSLASASGETTIATPRDTIQVDSLQIVTEQVGQPSYIAKMYFRSVGEQPPSAGTAVDSLIRLDRVDIIIGPLYSQFAREAGRVAEENRVVMVAPLATDESVSQGRQFVFQANPTIPMRGRAMARFAAESLLMESVGIIHEASDETARQIASGFREEARQIALKTPYTLSLSSRRDWSRLPGAFAADSTVTDSMRASAEAVYMPITGRDAQGKIQDAMVGLQRFGSDARILGNSQWHDLSVKQEASKVRATYANDFYVDTSRNNVQNFIRDYRLLTGDTPDNLSVTGQRLAYTGHDVTRFLLQFLQAGRTRPSPDALRSPPRYNGLGIRIDFQTGDNVNRALFFHRYRDGQIELLN; encoded by the coding sequence ATGAGGAACGCCAGACGTCGTCTTCGTCTTGGCGTCATGCTGATGGGCATCGTCCTCGCATCCCTTCTGGTCGTCGATACAGCGCGTGCACAGGAGGCCATTCCGCGTCTGCCCCGAGCGGAGCTGGCATTCGAAGACGCCCGAGCCTCGTTCGAGGGAGGCAACTTTGCTGAGGCAGCGGAGGGATTTCGCTCCGTCATGGAGTTCCCGCTGAATCGCAAGACGACCGCGGCATTCGTCATGGCGGCGAAGGCGCGGTATCGTCAGGGCGACTATCGGGCTGCGATCGAACTCACGAATACGCTTCTCGAGCGGTATCCCGAAACGTCGTATCGGCAGGAGGCAATCGATGTCCAGACGAAGGCGGAGGAAGGACTCCGCACGTTTGGCCGCCGGGCCGATACACTCCGGGTTGGAGTGGTGTTGCCCATGCGCGACCGGGATGCGGATCTGACGCAGGCGTTCTTCAACGGCGTCCGTCTTGCCGTCGACGAACACAACGGCATCCGCCGCCGGTACGTGTTGCCGCCACACCTCCAGTCGACGCGGTCAGAAGACGTAAGTGTATTTAACACGGCTGAAATGTACGGCGATAGTCTCGCATCGGCGAGTGGGGAGACGACGATTGCCACGCCACGGGACACGATCCAGGTGGACTCGCTTCAGATTGTGACCGAGCAGGTCGGGCAACCGTCGTACATCGCGAAAATGTATTTCCGGAGCGTCGGCGAGCAGCCGCCCTCCGCGGGAACTGCGGTCGACTCACTCATCCGTCTGGATCGCGTCGATATTATCATCGGTCCGTTGTACAGTCAGTTCGCGCGGGAAGCTGGTCGGGTGGCGGAGGAGAACCGAGTCGTTATGGTCGCACCTCTCGCGACCGACGAGAGTGTGTCTCAAGGACGCCAGTTCGTCTTTCAGGCGAATCCGACGATCCCAATGCGTGGACGAGCCATGGCCCGGTTTGCTGCAGAGAGCCTGCTGATGGAGTCCGTCGGCATCATTCACGAGGCCTCGGACGAAACGGCAAGACAGATCGCGAGCGGGTTCAGAGAGGAGGCACGGCAGATTGCATTGAAGACGCCATACACGCTATCACTGTCGTCCAGGCGAGACTGGTCGCGCTTGCCCGGTGCGTTTGCGGCTGACTCCACCGTCACGGACTCAATGCGCGCGTCGGCGGAAGCGGTCTACATGCCGATCACCGGGCGGGACGCGCAGGGGAAGATCCAGGACGCGATGGTTGGGCTCCAGCGCTTTGGGTCGGATGCGCGCATTCTCGGTAACTCGCAATGGCACGACCTATCGGTGAAGCAGGAGGCCAGCAAGGTCCGAGCAACATACGCGAACGACTTCTACGTGGACACCTCGCGGAATAACGTCCAGAACTTCATCCGTGACTATCGTCTCCTGACCGGTGACACGCCGGACAACCTTTCGGTTACGGGACAGCGTCTCGCCTATACCGGGCACGACGTCACGCGCTTCCTCCTGCAATTTCTTCAAGCCGGTCGCACGCGACCGTCGCCCGACGCACTGCGGAGTCCGCCACGCTACAACGGGCTTGGCATCCGCATCGATTTTCAGACGGGCGACAATGTGAATCGCGCTCTCTTCTTTCACCGGTACCGCGACGGCCAGATCGAACTGCTCAACTAG
- a CDS encoding glycoside hydrolase family 3 protein, whose protein sequence is MTRPDGIRERAAQLLMVRLGSNVPPPTAAEDDAKRVSNLLVDCPVGGLILFRGTWPHVRRTLDQLQAESDVPLLVGSDLERGLGQQVRGGTRFPHAMTAGHTADPEAAAAALAQVTAREARAAGIHLAFAPVADIHLHAENPIIGPRAFGDSPDMVSRCVEAYIRAARADGLLTCAKHFPGHGRTVSDSHEELPVVEASEKNLRVTDLVPFQRAIEAGVDTVMTAHVAYPSLDPSGRPATASRRILIDLLRTEMGFSGCVVSDSLLMEGIRTNASGPGEQAAELIQSGVDLLLDPQEPRAVVDGLVDAVAAGRLSRARLDEAFERVWALKQNAFARMEHSSPDQPTGTVGMRIHHAKAEQMARDGAIIRRDTGQLRRRNGGEGVVVIRFESRFSGGAEPEMKRTLADRLPAAQFRVVDPETPHDRCESVRRDAGERAVIVVAIAAEPAAWQSFGLPDDLERMAAEILDAAEERGAASMLVVLGSPRAGDRVEERSAVAGRIGRVDFFSDEDVSQKAFVDGLARRLEGTSEAVSDSDPGEAAW, encoded by the coding sequence ATGACGCGTCCTGATGGCATCCGCGAACGCGCCGCGCAGCTTCTGATGGTCCGCCTCGGATCGAATGTGCCGCCGCCAACGGCTGCGGAAGACGACGCGAAGCGCGTGTCGAACCTTCTGGTCGACTGTCCGGTGGGAGGTCTGATCCTGTTTCGTGGCACGTGGCCCCACGTTCGCCGCACACTGGACCAGTTACAGGCCGAAAGCGACGTGCCGCTCCTCGTCGGGTCGGATCTGGAGCGGGGCCTCGGGCAGCAAGTTCGCGGAGGGACACGATTCCCGCATGCGATGACGGCCGGCCACACTGCCGATCCAGAGGCTGCAGCAGCTGCACTTGCACAGGTAACTGCACGTGAGGCGCGGGCAGCGGGCATTCACCTGGCATTTGCTCCCGTCGCCGATATTCATCTGCACGCGGAAAATCCCATCATCGGTCCGCGCGCATTCGGCGACTCGCCGGATATGGTATCCCGGTGCGTCGAAGCGTACATTCGAGCCGCCCGGGCCGACGGTCTCCTGACCTGCGCGAAGCATTTCCCGGGACACGGCCGGACCGTCTCGGATTCTCACGAAGAGCTTCCGGTCGTGGAGGCTTCGGAAAAGAACCTTCGGGTGACGGACCTGGTGCCATTTCAACGGGCCATTGAGGCAGGCGTCGACACCGTGATGACGGCGCACGTCGCCTATCCGAGCCTTGATCCGAGTGGCCGTCCGGCAACGGCATCCCGTCGCATTCTTATCGACTTGTTGCGGACAGAGATGGGCTTTAGTGGCTGCGTCGTGTCCGATAGCCTGTTGATGGAGGGGATTCGGACGAACGCATCCGGGCCGGGCGAACAGGCGGCCGAATTGATCCAGTCCGGTGTGGACTTGCTCCTCGACCCACAGGAGCCGCGGGCCGTCGTAGATGGACTGGTTGACGCCGTGGCCGCGGGGCGCCTGTCTCGTGCGCGTCTAGACGAAGCATTCGAGCGGGTGTGGGCCCTCAAGCAGAATGCATTTGCACGTATGGAGCATTCGTCTCCAGATCAGCCAACCGGTACGGTTGGGATGCGAATCCACCACGCAAAGGCCGAACAAATGGCGCGAGATGGTGCCATCATCCGGCGCGACACCGGACAGCTTCGTCGTCGCAACGGAGGAGAGGGTGTGGTCGTCATTCGGTTCGAAAGCCGGTTCTCCGGTGGTGCAGAGCCCGAGATGAAACGGACACTGGCCGATCGGTTACCTGCGGCTCAGTTCCGGGTTGTTGATCCAGAGACGCCTCACGATCGCTGCGAATCGGTACGGCGAGACGCAGGCGAGCGCGCCGTCATTGTCGTCGCAATTGCGGCTGAACCGGCTGCCTGGCAATCATTCGGCCTTCCCGACGACCTGGAGCGCATGGCCGCGGAGATCCTCGATGCTGCCGAAGAGAGGGGTGCTGCATCCATGCTCGTGGTTCTGGGAAGCCCGCGCGCAGGCGATCGCGTGGAAGAACGAAGCGCCGTCGCTGGACGCATCGGGCGCGTCGATTTTTTCAGCGATGAGGATGTCAGCCAGAAAGCGTTCGTCGACGGGCTCGCCCGGCGGCTCGAAGGAACGTCGGAAGCTGTCAGCGATTCGGATCCGGGTGAGGCGGCGTGGTAA
- a CDS encoding outer membrane protein assembly factor BamD yields the protein MRLRLPHFVALLTTLLVFTACSGGQRLRYSSAEEAYEKGMVEFKDEDYDTAIKFFRGVFQYGRGNEFAEDAQFRIAESYEKQRRYLLAAAEYNRFAKLYTASQRVPIAEFRRANMYFKSSPMYQLDQSDSRKAIEFYQLFIERYPQHELVATAQEHIVELRGKLAHKKFEAAELYQRRKMYEAAAKTYESLFDKYPETDWADDALYGAVRSYVDYADNSVRAKQDERYQAAVDNYERLTQLFPESNKTKEAQSHYRKAREALDRLRKEEEAADSIAESDSTDNR from the coding sequence ATGCGACTTCGCCTTCCCCATTTCGTCGCCCTTCTGACGACGCTGCTCGTCTTCACTGCATGCTCGGGCGGTCAACGCCTGCGCTATTCCTCAGCGGAGGAGGCCTACGAAAAAGGCATGGTCGAATTCAAAGATGAGGATTACGATACGGCAATCAAGTTCTTCCGTGGCGTTTTTCAGTACGGACGCGGAAATGAGTTTGCCGAGGACGCACAATTCCGGATCGCCGAGTCGTACGAGAAGCAGCGACGCTACCTTCTTGCTGCCGCCGAGTACAACCGATTCGCAAAACTCTATACGGCGAGCCAACGCGTGCCGATCGCAGAATTCCGCCGCGCGAATATGTATTTCAAGTCGTCGCCGATGTACCAACTCGATCAGTCCGATTCGCGCAAGGCGATCGAGTTCTATCAGCTGTTTATCGAGCGATACCCGCAGCATGAGCTGGTGGCGACAGCGCAGGAGCACATCGTCGAGCTGCGCGGGAAGCTCGCGCACAAGAAATTTGAGGCTGCTGAACTTTATCAGCGACGTAAGATGTATGAGGCCGCCGCGAAGACGTACGAAAGTTTGTTCGACAAGTACCCGGAGACGGACTGGGCCGATGACGCACTGTATGGCGCCGTTCGCTCCTACGTCGATTATGCTGACAATAGCGTTCGAGCGAAGCAGGACGAACGCTACCAGGCAGCCGTCGACAACTACGAGCGCTTGACTCAACTCTTCCCGGAGAGCAACAAGACGAAGGAAGCACAGAGCCACTACCGGAAGGCCCGGGAGGCGTTGGATCGTCTTCGCAAAGAGGAGGAGGCCGCGGACTCGATTGCAGAAAGCGACTCGACGGACAACCGTTAG
- the nadD gene encoding nicotinate (nicotinamide) nucleotide adenylyltransferase: protein MDVGLFGGSFNPPHVAHCVVANVVRDQFSMDEVWWIPNAQPPHKPETELASARHRLAMTKLATKDDPHFRVSDIEICREGVSYTVDTVRALQEKHPETNFALIIGSDSLDSFSSWHCPDEIADRVPLIVYKRPGPIESVAEARFVNQARFVAAPVMEISGTEVRKRRQARRSIRYFVPAPVRQYILDHDLYLEDT, encoded by the coding sequence ATCGACGTAGGATTGTTCGGTGGCTCATTCAATCCGCCGCACGTCGCGCACTGTGTGGTAGCGAACGTGGTGCGCGACCAGTTCTCGATGGACGAGGTATGGTGGATTCCGAATGCACAACCGCCACACAAGCCGGAGACAGAACTGGCCTCGGCGCGGCATCGACTGGCGATGACGAAACTCGCGACGAAGGACGATCCCCACTTTCGTGTTTCGGACATTGAGATTTGTCGAGAGGGTGTCTCGTACACGGTCGACACGGTGCGCGCGCTGCAGGAAAAGCACCCGGAGACAAACTTCGCTCTCATCATAGGAAGCGATAGTCTGGACAGCTTTTCATCATGGCATTGCCCGGACGAAATTGCTGATCGCGTACCGCTCATCGTGTATAAACGGCCGGGCCCGATCGAGTCGGTCGCAGAGGCTCGATTTGTGAACCAAGCGCGTTTCGTCGCGGCGCCCGTGATGGAAATCTCTGGTACGGAGGTCCGCAAGCGTCGTCAGGCCAGGCGATCCATACGGTACTTCGTACCAGCGCCGGTCCGGCAGTACATTCTGGATCACGACCTGTATCTAGAGGATACGTAG
- a CDS encoding acylphosphatase, protein MSSHTDATIMEKRLSARITGRVQGVGFRHFTTTRAQRLGLTGWVRNEADGSVRLEAEGPKDDLNTLLDAVHDGPSSARVENVNADFNEAEGSFQGFRVRR, encoded by the coding sequence ATGAGTTCACATACAGACGCGACGATCATGGAGAAACGTCTATCTGCACGCATTACCGGTCGTGTACAGGGCGTAGGTTTTCGACACTTCACCACGACGCGGGCCCAACGGCTTGGATTGACCGGCTGGGTTCGGAACGAGGCGGACGGGTCCGTTCGACTGGAGGCAGAGGGTCCGAAAGATGATCTAAACACGCTTCTGGATGCGGTTCACGATGGACCCTCGTCGGCTCGTGTCGAGAATGTAAATGCCGATTTTAACGAGGCAGAAGGCTCTTTTCAGGGGTTTCGCGTCCGACGGTAG
- a CDS encoding ABC transporter permease: MFDGSAFRTWPLVFAGAIVFATMFVVLMLLVEQVLGSGAEPTRAVVGIGGAAFVGYVGTAWIIRLDLPEVHNRDR, from the coding sequence ATGTTCGATGGCTCCGCATTCCGGACCTGGCCCCTTGTTTTTGCCGGTGCGATTGTGTTCGCGACGATGTTCGTCGTGCTGATGCTGCTTGTCGAGCAGGTCCTCGGCAGCGGGGCTGAGCCGACGCGAGCCGTCGTTGGAATTGGAGGGGCCGCGTTTGTCGGATACGTCGGAACGGCCTGGATCATTCGCCTGGATTTGCCGGAGGTCCATAACCGGGATCGGTAA
- a CDS encoding phenylalanine 4-monooxygenase — translation MMDEHAVDAKPEDERSAYEKAADDEEVDPRCIPQTLDETPPIGDEIEYPDYPEEDHDVWRTLVQRQMEQLPGRACEAYLKGQDVLKIEADKVPSLANLSRRLNDATGWKVAKVPGLIHEKNFFELLSDRIFPSTNYVRGRDEIDYTPAPDCFHDMFGHMPMLTQPDFADFYQLFGQAALNAEGADRPRLERFHWFTVEFGLIRENGENRIFGAGIVSSNDEVTHALSDEVTVHPFDPAHITEKDYDVWHLQEELFLLESFEQLVDGFRDWATSRNLLA, via the coding sequence ATGATGGACGAACACGCTGTTGACGCAAAGCCCGAGGACGAACGGTCTGCTTATGAGAAGGCCGCGGATGACGAAGAGGTCGATCCGAGGTGTATTCCGCAGACGCTCGACGAAACCCCGCCGATCGGCGACGAAATTGAGTACCCTGACTATCCGGAAGAAGACCACGATGTGTGGCGGACCCTCGTGCAACGTCAGATGGAACAGCTGCCTGGACGTGCCTGCGAGGCGTACCTGAAGGGTCAGGATGTGCTGAAGATCGAGGCGGACAAGGTGCCTAGCCTCGCCAATCTGAGCCGTCGCCTGAACGATGCGACGGGATGGAAAGTCGCTAAGGTCCCGGGGCTGATCCACGAGAAAAATTTCTTCGAGCTTCTGTCAGATCGGATTTTCCCGTCCACGAACTATGTGCGTGGGCGCGACGAAATCGACTACACCCCGGCACCGGACTGCTTCCACGACATGTTCGGCCACATGCCGATGCTGACGCAGCCGGACTTCGCTGACTTCTATCAGCTCTTCGGTCAGGCCGCTCTCAATGCAGAGGGAGCAGACCGCCCTCGACTCGAACGCTTCCACTGGTTTACGGTTGAGTTCGGGCTCATCCGGGAGAATGGAGAGAACCGGATCTTCGGTGCAGGCATCGTCTCGTCCAACGATGAAGTCACTCACGCACTGTCTGACGAGGTAACTGTCCACCCCTTCGATCCTGCTCATATTACGGAGAAGGATTACGACGTCTGGCATCTGCAGGAAGAACTCTTCTTGCTGGAGTCGTTCGAGCAGCTGGTTGACGGCTTCCGCGACTGGGCGACGTCGCGCAATCTGCTTGCGTGA
- a CDS encoding thioredoxin family protein, translating into MAVTESKMAELGTPAPTFELPIANPGVDDLQGTLRALEDYDNAEAVVIVFMCNHCPYVKHIEDAMVDVANEYQDRGVQFIGICSNDAEKYPADGFERMTERAMEKSFPFPYLQDESQNVAREYGALCTPDIFVYDQDRDLVYRGRFDETRPNNGEAHGGDLKKALDELLDSGTIEMEQHPSMGCNIKWKPGKAPSAA; encoded by the coding sequence ATGGCTGTCACCGAATCGAAGATGGCGGAGCTTGGAACGCCAGCCCCAACCTTTGAGCTTCCTATTGCCAATCCAGGGGTTGACGACCTGCAGGGTACTCTCCGGGCGCTTGAGGACTATGACAACGCTGAGGCCGTGGTCATCGTGTTCATGTGCAACCACTGCCCGTACGTGAAGCACATCGAAGACGCTATGGTGGACGTCGCGAACGAGTATCAGGATCGCGGCGTGCAGTTCATCGGCATTTGCTCGAACGATGCTGAAAAGTATCCGGCAGATGGATTCGAGCGCATGACCGAACGGGCGATGGAAAAATCGTTTCCGTTTCCGTATCTGCAAGACGAGTCTCAGAACGTGGCGCGTGAATACGGTGCGCTGTGCACGCCTGATATTTTTGTCTACGATCAGGATCGTGATCTCGTCTATCGGGGACGCTTCGACGAAACGCGCCCAAACAACGGAGAGGCGCACGGCGGCGATCTGAAAAAGGCGCTGGACGAACTCCTCGATTCAGGTACGATCGAAATGGAGCAGCATCCGTCCATGGGGTGCAATATCAAGTGGAAACCTGGTAAGGCTCCATCTGCGGCATAA
- the prmC gene encoding peptide chain release factor N(5)-glutamine methyltransferase: MMDTRGKDAASTDAGKDEQSSSAASSPENGNGGLRRGAVATRSTCIRYGTERLQEAGRDAPRRTAIWLLCDLDECSRASIYGYPDQEVASDVVTRFIDAIERRASGEPLQHILGYSEFFGLRLHVSPDVLIPRPETEEVVEYALKTLRGVNAPRILDAGTGSGCIALALKSERPDADVVACDVSESALEVARANARDLKLDVDLRRADMLHPDFPSALGTSYDLLISNPPYIPDEEAESLSDTVREYDPHLALFSGDDALQFYRQLAEHADVMLSPGGCLIVETHAHYASGVADVFARAGLTDVQIEQDLGGRPRIARASKPSAD, from the coding sequence ATGATGGACACGAGGGGGAAAGACGCGGCAAGTACGGATGCGGGAAAAGACGAGCAGTCCTCGAGCGCTGCCTCGTCGCCTGAAAACGGCAATGGAGGGCTTCGGAGAGGAGCGGTTGCTACCCGGAGCACGTGCATTCGATACGGTACGGAGAGATTGCAGGAAGCCGGTCGGGATGCACCTCGCCGTACGGCCATCTGGCTGCTCTGCGATCTCGACGAATGCTCCCGGGCGTCGATTTATGGCTATCCGGATCAGGAGGTCGCGTCTGATGTTGTGACACGCTTCATTGACGCAATCGAGCGACGGGCCAGTGGTGAGCCGCTGCAGCACATCCTCGGGTACAGCGAGTTCTTTGGGCTCCGACTCCATGTCTCCCCGGACGTGCTCATTCCTCGTCCGGAGACCGAAGAGGTGGTAGAGTATGCGCTGAAAACGCTCCGCGGCGTCAATGCTCCTCGCATTTTGGATGCTGGGACGGGTAGCGGCTGCATCGCACTGGCGTTAAAATCCGAGCGGCCAGATGCAGATGTCGTCGCCTGCGATGTGAGCGAGTCTGCCCTGGAGGTGGCTCGAGCGAACGCTAGAGATCTCAAGCTTGATGTCGATCTTCGACGGGCGGACATGCTGCATCCGGATTTTCCGTCAGCGCTTGGCACATCGTATGACCTGCTCATTTCCAATCCACCGTACATCCCGGATGAGGAAGCCGAATCGCTTTCGGACACGGTGCGCGAATACGACCCTCATCTTGCTCTCTTTTCTGGGGACGATGCCCTTCAGTTCTACCGCCAGTTGGCCGAGCACGCGGATGTGATGCTGTCGCCCGGCGGTTGCCTCATTGTCGAAACGCATGCGCACTACGCCAGCGGGGTGGCAGACGTATTTGCTCGAGCCGGTCTAACGGACGTTCAGATTGAGCAAGACCTGGGGGGGCGACCACGGATCGCCCGGGCGTCGAAGCCATCTGCGGATTAA